GTTCTGCAGAGATGCCTTTTGACCTGGTTTTCCaaggatttgtttttttgtttgatgGTAAATAGTtgcttttgaaaatgtaattttttagcTTTCCAGCTAAATATGGCTAAAAGTTTACGGAGTAAGTGGAAAAGGAAGATGCgtgctgaaaagagaaaaaagaatgcccCAAAGGAGCTCAGCAGACTTAAAAGTATTCTTAAAGTAGATGGTGATGTTTTAATGAAAGACGTTCAAGAGATAGCAACTGTGGTAGAACCCAAACATTGTCAAGAGAAAACGCAATGTGTGGTGAAAGATGAAACAGGTGAGTTTatgtgtttcatttaaaaaaaagttatatcaACTTCCTTTTGtgactttttccctttttcactGTCTTCCATTCTTTCTCACACTTGCTTCCCAACAAACGTCCTGCCATGCCCACATAAT
The Globicephala melas chromosome 10, mGloMel1.2, whole genome shotgun sequence genome window above contains:
- the LLPH gene encoding protein LLP homolog — protein: MAKSLRSKWKRKMRAEKRKKNAPKELSRLKSILKVDGDVLMKDVQEIATVVEPKHCQEKTQCVVKDETDDMKMETDIKRNKKTLLDQHGQYPVWMNQRQRKRLKAKREKKKGKSKAKAIKAAKGLAW